The sequence GCTGTGCGCCAACGCCGGGTTCCCGACCTGCGGGCCGTTCAGCACCAACGACCCGGCGAAGGAGACTGCCGAGGTCCAGGTCAACGTGGTCGCGCTGCACGCCCTCACCCAGGCCCTGCTGCCCGGGATGCTGGCGCGCGGACACGGCCGGATCCTGGTCACCGGCTCCACCGCCGGCTGCCAGCCCGTGCCGACGGCGGCGACCTACGCGGCGACCAAGGCCTTCGCCAACAGCTTCGCCGAGTCGCTCCACGTAGAGCTGCGCGGGACCGGGGTGACATGCACCCTGCTCGCCCCCGGTCCCGTGCGCACCAACTTCTACCTGGAGGGGGGCATCCAGGACCTGCAGAAGCACGCGTTCCTCGCCTGGCTCACCCCCCGCCGGGTCGCCGAGGCGGGCCTGCGCGGCATGGCGGAAGGACGCCGTGTGGTGGTCCCCGGCCCCGTCGCCAAAGCCCAGTACCTCGCGGGCCGCCACACCCCCCGCGCACTGCTCTTTCCCGTGCTGGGCGCGGCAGTTCTGCCCCTGTTCCGCCGGGCAAGGGGCGGGACCGGGGGCACCATCCCGAACCGACAGTCGGTCAACTCCCGGAAAGTGTGAGGCACATGGACGGCAGGAAACATCGCTGGTTCATCCTGGGGGCGTCCCTGATCCCGCTGCTCGCGGTCTTCGGCGCCATGGTTCTGCTCTGGAACGAGATCTTCGCCTGGTCGGACGTGGTCGTCCTGGTCATCATGTACGCCGTCTCCGGCTTCGGGATCTCCGCCGGCTACCACCGCATGCTCACCCACCGCTCGTTCGAGACGTACAAGCCCATCCGCTACGCCCTCGCCACCGCCGGAGTGATGGCCGGCCAGGGCCCGCCGCTGATCTGGGCCGCCCATCACCGCAAGCACCACCGCGTCGCCGACAAGCCGGGCGACCCGCACTCCCCGCACCTGGACTTCGAGCCGGGCTTCAAGGGCACCATGGCCGGGCTGTGGCACGCCCACCTCGGCTGGCTCTTCGACGTCAGCCTCAGCTCCGACCCGATGCGTTACTGCCCCGACCTGGTCCGCGAGAAGCCGCTGCGCTGGCTGAGCGAGAACCTGGTCCTGGTCACCGCCTCCAGCGTGGTGCTGCCCGGCCTGATCGCCTTCGGCATCACCGGCGGATCGGTGCGGGCCGCGCTGACCGGCATGCTGTGGGGCGGCCTCGTCCGGATCTTCCTGATCAACCACATGACCTACGCCGTCAACTCCGTGGGGCACGTCTTCGGCCGCCGCCGCTTCGACACCACCGACCAGTCGCGCAACGTGGCCTGGCTGTCGGTCCCCTCGTTCGGCGAGGCCTGGCACAACAACCACCACGCCTTCCCGCGCTCGGCCCGGCACGGCATGAAGTGGTACGAGATCGACCTCTCCGCGATCCTCATCTGGAGCCTGGAGAAGTCCCACCTGGCGTGGAAGGTGATCCGCATCGACCCCGAGCGCATGACCATGCGCGAGGCCAACGTCAGCCGGGTCGAGGCGGCTTCGGCGGACAAGCGGCAGCTCCTGGAGTCGCAGCAGGCCCTCGCCCCCATGGCGGAGCGGCGCCGCGACGCCGACGCCTCCCTGGTGGACGTGGAGTAGGCACATGGAGTTCTTCAACGCCCTGACCAACGGCTCCTCGCACGGCGTGCTGCACGAGTGGAACGGCGAGGAGTTCGACCACACTCCATGGCGCGAGGTGGTCAAGGACGCCCACGCGATGGCCGTCGGGCTGCGCTCCCTCGGGGTGCGGCCCGGCACCCGGGTCGCCTGCATCCTCACCAACACCCCCGACACGGTCCGCGGCCTGCTCGCGGTCTGGCTCGCGGGCGGCGCGGTGGCCTCCCTTCCGCTGCCCACCCGGGGCCAGAGCCACGAGGCGTACGGCGAGCAGCTCGTCGCCCTCGCGGCGCGACTGGACCCGACGCTGCTGCTCGTCGACGAGTGGCTGACCGCGATGGTCCCGCAGGAGCTGGCCGGGCAGGTCCCGGTCCACGGCTTCTCGGCGCTGCGCCGCGGCGGGCACATCGAACCGAGCCCGCCGGGCCGGGACGACCTGGCCTTCATCCAGTACTCGTCCGGATCCACCAGCACACCCAAGGGGTGTGCGCTCACGACCCGCGCCATCGAACAGCAGCTGCAGATCATCCTGCACCTGACGGGCGGCCGCCCGGGTGCGGACACCGTGGCCTCCTGGCTGCCGCTCTCGCACGACATGGGCATGTTCGGCTGCCTGCTGTACTCGTGGGCGTACGACTTCGACTTCGTGCTGTCCTCGCCCGACCGGTTCGGGATGGCACCGCGGACGTGGTTCCGCGACATGTCGGAGTACGAGGCGACGATGACGGCGGGCACGAGCACCGCCGTGTATCTCGCGGCCCGGGCGCAGGGCCGGGGCTCGCTGCCGAAGGAGCTGAAACTGCGGGCCGCCGTGATCGGCGCCGAGCGCGTCGACTGGGACACGCTGGCCCGGGCGACACAGACCTTCCGCCCCTTCGGCCTGACCGACACGGCGTTCCAGCCGGCCTACGGCATGGCCGAGGCCACGCTGGCGGTGACCGGCAAACCCTGGGCGCAGGCCCCCAGGGCGCTCGCGTTCGACGGCCCCGCGCTCGTGGAGGGCACGGTGACCGAGGTCCCGGCGGACCACCCGAAGGCCACCTTGCTGGTCTCCAACGGCCCGGCGCTGCCCGGGGTGCGCGTCAGGGCCGGGGCGGCCGGGGGAGTCGCGGAGATCCAGGTGGCCTCGCCCAGCCTGGCCTCCGGCTACCACGCCGACCCGGAGCGCACCGCCGCCCGGTTCCAGGACGGCTGGCTGCACACCGGCGACCTGGGCTTCGTCCACGGCGACGAGCTGTATGTCCTCGGCCGCGCCGACGACATGCTCTCGGTGGGCGGACGCAAGGTGTACGCCTCCGAGATCGAGTCGGCCGTCGACGGCCTCAGGAACATACGCAAGGGGTGCGCGGCCGTCGTCGACGCGAGCGACGCCGGCGTGACCCGGCTGGTGCTGATGGTGGAGCCGCAGGGCAACCCCCGCGACTACCGGCCCATCGCCGAGGAGGCGGCGTCACTGGCCATGGCGAAGGCCGGTGTCGCGCTCGCGGAGTGCCTGTTCCTGCCGCGCGGGGTGCTTCCGAAGACGCCCAGCGGCAAGATCCAGCGCTTCCGGTGCCGGGCGCTGCTCGCCACGGAGGGCTTCGCCCCCGTGGCCCGGGTGACCTTCGCCTGACCGGCGTGCCCGCGGGGGCCCGCCCGGCCGGGCCCCCGCACCCCTGGGCGCACCACGCCCATCCGTGCCACCAAGGAGACAACCACTGATGAGCCACTACCGGTCGAACCTGACAGACCTGGAGTTCACCCTCTTCGAGGTGTTCGGCAGGGCGGAGGCGTACGGCCGGGGCGTGTTCGCGAGCACCGGCACGGAGGCCGCCCGCGACCTGCTCGCCGAGGTGGAGCGGCTGGCCGTGGAGCAACTCGCCGACGCCGCCGTCGACGCGGACCGCACCCCGCCCGTGTACGACCCCGAGAGCCGCTCGGTGACGGTGCCGGACTCCTTCCGCAAGGCCTACCGCGCCTGGATGGACTCCGGCTGGTACCTGGCCGACCTGCCTGCCTCGCTCGGCGGCGCGGACATACCGCCGTCCCTGCACTGGGCCATGGCGGAACTGGTGCTCGGGGCCAATCCGGCGCTGTACATGTACCAGTCGGTCGGCGGCTTCGCGAAGATCATCGACCGGCTCGGGACGGTCGCGCAGCGGCCATGGGCGCGGCACATCGTCGAGCGGCAGTGGGGCGCGACCATGTGCCTCACCGAGCCGGGTGCGGGCAGTGACGTGGGCGCGGGGCGGACCAAGGCCGTACGGCAGGCCGACGGCAGCTGGCACCTCACGGGCGTGAAGCGGTTCATCACCTCCGGCGAGCACGATCTCGCCGAGAACATCGTGCATTTCGTGCTGGCGCGCCCCGAGGGCCACGGCCCCGGCACCAAGGGCCTCTCGCTCTTCCTCGTGCCGAAGTTCCACGTGGCCGACTGGGCCACCGGTGAACTCGGCGCCCGCAACGGGGTGTTCGCGACCGCCCTCGAGGACAAGATGGGCCTGAAGGCGTCGGCCACCTGCGAGCTGGCCTTCGGCGACGGGACGACGCCCGCGGTCGGCTGGCTCCTCGGCGAGGTCCACGACGGCATCCGGCAGATGTTCCACATCATCGAGCAGGCCCGGATGATCATCGGGACCAAGTCGATGGCCGCCCTGTCGACCGGCTACCTCAACGCCCTGGAATACGCCAAGGTCCGCACCCAGGGCCCGGACCTGACCGGCATCGCCGACAAGACGGCCGCGCGCGTCCCCATCCTGCGCCACCCCGACGTCCGGCGCACCCTCCTGCTCCAGAAGGGGTACGCGGAGGGGCTGCGGGCCCTCGTCCTGTACGCCGCCACCGTGCAGGACCGGATCGCGACGGCGGACGCCGCGGGCGAGCCCGACGAGGACGCGGCGGCCCGCAACGACCTGTTGCTGCCGATCGTGAAGGGCTACGCCTCCGAGACGGCCTGCGCGCAGCTGGGACACGCGCTGCAGACCATCGGCGGCTCGGGCTACCTGCGGGACTTCCCGCTGGAGCAGTACATCCGCGACACCCGCATCGACACCCTGTACGAGGGCACGACCGCGATCCAGGGCATGGACCTCTTCTTCCGGAAGATCGTCCGGGACCAGGGCCGGGCGCTCGGCGCGCTGCTCGCCGAGGTGGACGAGACGGCGGCGGACGGCGCGGCCGGCGACGAACTGGCCGCGGAACGCGCCCTGCTGGCCGAGTCGTCCGCCCATGTCAGGTCGATGGCGGCCGGTCTCGGCGACCGGCTCCTGGCGTCACTGGACGAGCCGACGGCCATCTACCAGGTGGGCCGCAACACCACGCGGCTGCTGATGGCGGCCGGTGACGTGCTGGTGGCCTGGCTGCTGCTGAAGCAGGCCACGGTGGCGGCGGACCGCCTGGCCGAGGCGCGGCGCGGTGCCGTACGCACGCCCGGTGCCCGACTCGCCTTCTACCGCGGAAAGATCGCGACCGCGCGGTTCTTCGCCCGGGAGGTCCTTCCGCTCGTCGCGGCGCACCGGAGCATCGCCGAACGCACGGACCCGGTACTCATGGAAGTGGCGGAGGACAGCTGGTAGGTCTCGAGCGGGTCAGCGACGGACAGGCTTGCTCACCGCCGGCACGGTGAGCACACCGTGACCGGTGCCCGTCGAAGTGGCGCGGAGGAACAGGTCGTTCCTACACTCGCCCGCGTGGAACATGAGCGCGTCGTGGAATGGGACGGCATCACCCGCCGGTCGAGCCTGAAGGAGAAGTACGCGGCACTGCGTGACCAGTTGGCCGATGCGGCGCGGGACGGCGACTGGCGGACCGTTCTGCGGGTCCTCGACGAGCACCCCTCCTGGGTCAACACCGCGCGGCTGGAGGGCCGTAGCGGCTACACGCCCCTGCACCAGGCGGCCTGGCACGGCGCCCCCGCCGAGACGGTCGGGCGCATGCTGGAGGCCGGCGGCTGGCGGACGCTGCGGGCCGGCGACGGAGCCCGCGCCGTGGACATCGCCGCACAGCGCGGCCACCACCACATCACGGCCCTGCTGTGCCCGGAGATCCGGCACCCCCTGCCCGCCGACGTGGCCGGCCGCCTCCAGTACCACCTGCACCGGCTGATCCGGCACCGGGCGGGCGCGGGGGACGGCCCGGACCTCGCCACCCGGCAGGAGATGCGGCTGCCGGAGGTGGAGGTGCTGACCGAACTGCCGTACCCGGCCTGCTGGTTCCCCGTGCCCGGCATGTACGGGGGCTTCAAGATCCGCCTGAGCCGTGGCCGGCTGACCGTGGACAGCTGGATCCGCATCGTGGGCGGCTCGGAACGGACCGACACGGTGACCGTCGACGGGGTGAGCGTCCAGGAGGGCGGGCAGCTGTGACGTCCGGTCAGGAACGCCCTGGCTCGTCGTCGGGCGCCGGGGGCAGCGCGAGGTGGGCCAGGTCGGCCGGCCGGGGCGTGGTCACCGGCCACAGGGGAGCGGCCTCCCCGTCGGCGAGCGCGGCCGGGGCGTCGGTGAGGTTCATGCGCTCGCGCAGCCGGCCGTAGAAGTCCGTCGGGCCCAGCCGTACGGCCTTGAGCCGGCGGGGCGCGGCGTACACACCGATCCAGTCCCCGGGGCTCAGCACACCGCGCAGCTGGCCGTCGATGCTGACCGCGGCCTGGCCCGACCGGTCCAGCACCCGCAGTGCGACGGGCTCGTCGGGGGCGGCCACGACCGAGCGGTTGAAGACCATGTGCGGGGCGACCGGCGTGAAGACCAGGCCCTCCGCGCGCGGCGAGACGACCGGGCCGCCCGCGGCGAAGCTGTACGCCGTGGAGCCCGTCGGCGTGGCCACCAGCAGCGCGTCGGCCGAGTAGCAGGCCAGCAGCCGCCCCGCCAGATACACGCCGACCGACACCTGCCGGTCCCGGGCCAGTTTCTCCAGGACGACGTCGTTCAGCGCCGTGACGTTCAGGGCGACACCCCACTCGTCGCCCGTCTCGCACTCGGCGCGCACCCGGGGCGGCGGCAGCATCGGACCGCGCCCGTACCGCAGCAGCACCTCCATCTGCGCGGGCACCTCGAGCCGGCAGGACGCGCGCATGGTCAGCAGTATCCGGCTCTCAACGGTGATCCGTCCGTCCTGCACGGCGTCCAGTGCCGCGTGCACCGCGGTGACGGGAACCTCGGTCAGGAACCCGACCCGGCCGAGGTCGACACCGAGGACCAGGGCGTCGTGCTCGGCCGCGAGCCGGGCACCGCGCAGAAAGGTGCCGTCGCCGCCGAGGGTGACGATGAGGTCCGGATCGCCCGCGGCCTCGACCTCCTCCAGCGCGCTGTGCCGCGAACCCTCCTGCCACACGTCGATGTCGGCGCATCCCACGGCGTGCTCGGCACACCACGCGCGTACGGCCCGTGCCGCGACGACGGCCTCGGCCCGCCCGCCGTGCACCACCAGCCCGACCCGGTTCACCGTCATACCCGCCTCCCGGCCGCCTGCCTGAGACCGCCATCCTCACCGCGCACCCCGCCCCAGCGGCACACGCCACGCCGTCGGATCCGGCGCCCGGCGGCCCGCCGTCACACCTGGGCAGGGGCGCCTCGCAGCCGCGCGTGGCCGCCGGGCGGGTGCCCGGGCGGCCCGAAGGCGCGGTGGAAGACGCCGGTCGCCCTGATGCCGGCGCCGAGCCGGCTGCTCCTGCGCACCCTCCCCGAGCCCGACACGACACCCCACGGCCCGAGCCCGGCACCCCCTCGGCGCCAAGGATCCGGCCCCATACCCAGCGCGCCGGTGACCAGCGCCTGTCCGCCGCATCCGGTGCGCCGTCGTAAAGCCGGTGAAACGGCGGAGCAACAGCGTGCCGCCACCCTTCCCTGCAATGCCCCGGGGCCGCCCGGGGCGCACCACAGGAGGAGGGAGCAACCGTGACGGACACCGTCGACCACGAGGCGCCGCCGGCCGCGGGCACCCGCACGTACAACGGGTGGGCGCGCAACGACACGCTGGAGGACTACTCGCTGCGCTACGCGCCCAAGTCCTTCCGCCGCTGGACGCCGTACGTGGTGGCCACCACGGCCCTCGGCGGGATCGCCTACCTCGCGGACTTCGCCATCGGCGGCTCGATCGCCGTCTCCCACGGCTTCGCGAGCGCCCTGGCGGCCATCCTGACCGCGGCGGCCGTCATCTTCCTGACCGGCATCCCGATCGCGTACTACTCGGCCAAGTACTCCATCGACATGGACCTGTTGACCCGGGGCGCCGGATTCGGCTACCTGGGCTCGACGCTGACCTCGGTGATCTACGCCAGCTTCACCTTCATCTTCTTCGCCCTCGAAGGCTCCATCATGGCGCAGGCCCTCCAACTCGGCCTGCACGTCCCGCTCGCCGCCGGCTATCTCGTGTGCTCGCTGATCATCCTGCCGCTCGTCGTGTACGGCATGACCGCCCTGTCGAAGATGCAGGTGTGGACGCAGCCGGTCTGGCTGGTGCTGATGGTCGCGCCGTTCGTGTCCATCGCCGTCCAGGAGCCGGGTAAATTCGCCGAGTTCACGCACTTCGCGGGTGACTCGCCCACGGGGCCGGGCATCAGCGTGCTCGGGGTGGGGGCGGGCGCGGGCGTCGCGCTGTCGCTGATCGCGCAGATCGGGGAGCAGGTCGACTATCTGCGTTTCATGCCCGACAGGACGGCCGAGAACGGCAGGCAGTGGTGGACGGCGGTGCTCGGCGCCGGACCCGGCTGGGTGGTGCTCGGCGCACTGAAGCAGATCGGTGGCGCCTTCCTCGCCTTCTCCATCGCCTCGAGCGTCGGCCTGGCCAAGGCGAACGAGCCGATCCAGCAGTACGTCCACGGGTTCCGCACGTTCGCCGCGCCCGTCGCCCTGGGACTGGCCACCTTCTTCGTCATCCTGTCCCAGATAAAGATCAACTCGACGAACGCGTACTCCGGTTCGCTGTCCTGGTCGAACTTCTTCTCCCGGCTGACGCACCGTCACCCGGGCCGCGTGGTCTACATCTTCCTCAACGTCGGTATCGCCCTGGCCCTGATGGAGGGAGGCGTCTTCGGCTTCCTCAACACCGTTCTCGGCTTCTACTCCAACGTGGCGATCGCCTGGATCGGCGCGGTCGTGGCCGACCTCGTCATCAACAAGCCGCTGAAGCTGAGCCCGTCGTACATCGAGTTCAAGCGGGCGCATCTGCACCACTTCAACCCGGTCGGCTTCGGCTCGATGCTGATCGCGTCGGCGGTCTCCATCGCCGCCTACTTCGATGCCTTCGGGGCCTACGGCAAGGCGTTCTCGCCGTTCATCGCGCTGTTCCTGGCCATGGTGCTCTCGCCGCTGTTCGCCGTGCTCACCCGGGGCCGCTACTACCTCGCCCGCGTGGACGGCCTGTCCGAGCCCCCGCTCGGGCCCGACGGACTGCCCTCGGCGGCCACCCTGACCTGCTCGGTGTGCGCGACCGGCTTCGAACGGCCCGACATGGCCGGCTGCCCCTTCCACCGGGGTGCGATCTGCTCGCTGTGCTGCAGCCTGGAGAAGAACTGCCACGACTCCTGCAAGCGCACGGGCGCAACGGGCCTGGTCGCCCTGCCCCTGCCCACCGTCCGCGATTGACGCTCCCGGTGCCCCGGCCCGGCGTGATCCGGACACGTCCAGACAGGCAGGGCAGGCGGCTCGGCGATGACGCGCCCGAAGGATCCCGCCTTCGCGCTCCAGCCTCCGAAGGCCGGACTCTGGGAGCTGGACGGCGAGTTCGCCCGCCACGCGGACCACGTCCTGGACGCCTCCACCTTCGGCAAGTGGACCCCGGAACTCGCCGCCCGCCCGGACCCCGGCGACCGTCTGGTCCTGGCCGGTGTCAGCACCGACTGCTGTGTGCCCTCCACCGCCCTGGCCGCCGCCGACGCCTGCGCGGGCGACGACTCCCATCTCAAGGCCCTGCAGGTGATGGACCTGCACCGGCCGCTGATCCGGGGCACCACCGTCACCGGCCTGCTCGCGGAGCCCGGGCCGTGACCGGCGTCCCGCCGGGGCACCGGCGGATCGGCCGGATCCCCGCCGAGGGGATCGCACCGGCAACCGGCCGCTGACCGACTGCCTGGCGACCGGCTGCCTGGCCACCGACCGTCCGGCGACCGACCGTCCGGCGTACACGCCCTCGCCCAGGGCTTCCGCGTCAGCCGTACGACCGTCCGGCCGGCCCTCGCCGAGCCGACCGAGGCGGGCCGGGCCCTGCCTGACCACCACCCGCACCGGCGAAGGCTCCTTCGGCCGGGTGCGCTGCCAGGGGCACGCACACGCGGTCACCAGACCTGCCCGTGATCCTCACGCATGCCCCGGACCCCAGCGGGTACGCGAGCCGGAGCACCCGGGCACGCATCCGCCCGGAAGTCGTGATACCGCAGCAACCTGGGGATCTGCCATGGAGACATCCGCAGCACACGAGGACCGGCCCACGCCGGCCCAGCAGGCGCTGGACGCGCTGACCGTGAACGCCGAGGACCAGGCCGCCCTGGACACCCTCGCCCACAGCGACGTGCTCGTCCCGGTGCCGGACGACGCGATCGACCAGGAGGGCGCCGAGACCTCCTCGGTGGCCCTGCCCGTCCTGGAACAGCCCGGAGGGGAACCGGTAGTCCCCGTGTTCACCACGGAGGGCGAGATGGCCGGCCTGCTCCCGTTCGTCTCGCGCTACCGCCTCGTCCCGCTGGGCGCACTTGCCGCACAGTGGCCCGAGGACGACCTGTCCCTGGCCATAGACGGCAGTTCCACGCACGCCCTGACCCTCACGTCACAGGGGGTACGAACGCTGCTGGCCCGTTGACCGACGCGCCCCAGGGGCGCGAGGAAACGGCGCGAGCAGCCGGAAACGAGTCCGCGCCCGCGCACGAAACCGACGACCCCACCTCTTCAGGCCCCCAAACGGCCGGAACTGCCCCCTGATCCAGGGTGGTCACACACCCCGCGATGGGAAGACCCCACCGGGAAACAGGTCCGGACGCGCGAAGGAGCCGATCGTCGTGAGGGTCGTCCTGCTGGGCACCGCCGCCGGGGGCGGCTTCCCGCAGTGGAACTGCGCATGCGAACTGTGCACGGCCGCCCGGGACGGCGAGCTGCCCTCCCGGACCCAGGAATGCGCCGCCGTCACGGGCAACGGCCGCGACTGGTGGCTGCTGAACGCCTCACCCGATCTGCGTGCCCAGCTGACCGCCACACCGGCGCTGCGGCCCGGGCCCGGCCCCCGGGACACGCCGCTGCGCGGTGTCCTGCTCACCGACGCCGAGGCCGACCATGTCACCGGCCTGGCCGAGCTGCGCGGAGCGGCGGGCCTGAAGATCTACGCGGCCCCGCCGGTCCGCGCCGTCCTCGCCCCGGCCCGCGCCGCCCTGGACCGGTACGCCCCCTGGGAGTGGGCGGACAGCCTGGCCGACGGCGGTTTCGTGCTGGCCGGCGGGCTGGTGGTCACCGCCCATCCGGTGGGCGCGAAGATCCCGAAGTACGTGCCGGCGCAGGTGCCGCCGCCCGCCGGCCCCTGGGTGACGGCGTACCGCGTGGAGGACCTGGCCAGTGGGGGAGTACTGGTGTACGCGCCCTGTGTGGCCAGCTGGAGCGAGGAGCTGGACGAGCTGTGCTCCGAGGCCGACTGCGTCCTGCTGGACGGCACCTTCTGCACGGCGGACGAAATGCGCGGTGCGGTGCGGTCCGGGGCAGGGCAGGCGGCCATGGGGCATCTTCCGGTCACGGGCCCGGACGGCTCACTCGCCGCCCTGGCCCGGCATCGCGGCGCGCGCCGGGTCTACACCCACCTCAACAACACCAACCCCCTGCTCGACCCGGCGTCACCGGCACGCGCGCGTGCCGCCGAGGAAGGGGTCGAGGTGCTGCCCGACGGGGCCGAGCTGGTGCTCTAGCCCTCGCGCAGTGTGCTGCCGCTCCAGCTCTCCTGCTCGGTCAGCATGCGCTCCAGCACCGCCCGCTGCAGCGGCAGCACCGCGGCGTGCAGCCTGCGGCCCCGGGGGGTGAGCGCCACCCACACCCCGCGCCGGTCCTCCGCACACACCGAGCGCTCGACCAGCCCGTCCTTCTCCAGCCGGCCGATCAGCCGGGACAGCGCGCTCTGGCTGAGATGGACCCGTCCGACCAGGTTGTGCACCCGGCAGTGGTCGCCCTGCGCGGGAGACTCGGCCGCCAGGATGTCCAGTACCTCGAAGTCGCTGGCGCCCAGCCCGTGCGGGTGCAGGGCCCGGTCGATCTCGCACATCGTGTGCGCGTGCACCGCGAGGATGCCCCGCCACCGTTCCTCGAGCCGGGTGTCGGCCGTCTTGACTGCCATACCCCGACCGTAGCACCGATCCGGCCAATCGTTGAGTGTGCAACTAGTTCGGGGTGTGGGTGGCGCGCGGGACTCAGGCGGCCGGGTCCTGGAGCAGACCGATCAGGTTGCCGTCGGGGTCCTTAACGGAGGCGATCAGCCGGCCGTTGCCCACGTCCCGGACGTCCTGGAGCACCTCCGCGCCCGCCTCCACCAGGGCCGCAAGGCGCTCCCGCAGGTCGGTGACGTGCCAGAACGGTACCGGCCCGGTCAGGCCCTGCGCGTGCCCGTTCGGGTCGAGACCGACGTCCTGCCCGGCGGCCTTGAACCCGATGTAGTACGGCTCGTCGGCATACGGCTCGACGCCCAGCAGGGCGGTGAACAGCGCCTTGGCGGCCTTCGGGTCCTTGACGGGGTAGATGATCGTCTGCACTCCGGCGGTCATGGGACTCTCCTTGTGAGGTGCGTGGCCCCGACGGTTCTCCGTCGGTGCACTTCACGCTAGGTCCGGGGAGCCCGCCTCGGCTTCTTCGATCCTGACCGGTTGCGGGCCCCCGGCGGCGCTATTCGTTGTGCAGCACCTCGGCGACGGTCAGGCGGGCCGCGCGCCGGGCGGGGACCAGCGCGCCCACCACGGCGATCACAACACCGGCCAGCGCCAGCTCCGCGAGCTGCGGCGCGTGCCAGACGTCCGTCATGTACGACGGCAGGGTGATGTCGATCCCCGCGGCCATTCGCGGGACGACCACCTCGTAGGCGGCGATGCCCAGCGGCACGCCCAGCACCGACCCGAGCGCGCCGAGCACCGCCATCGACGTCACCGTCATGACCGTCACCTGGCGCGGGGTCATCCCGATCGACTTCAGCATGCCGAGGTCGCGGCGCCGGTCGTGGGTGTTGAGCACGACCGTGTTGAACACGCCGAGGGAAGCGACGAGGGCCAGCATCAGGGTGAGGGCGGTCGCCGAGCCGTTGATCGTCCGGGTGATGGTGTTCGGGCCCTTCAGCTGCGTACTGAGCCCCTTGTCGAGGTCCCGGGCGGCGTGTGCGTACGCCGTCGGGTCCGCGCCCTTGCGCAGTTTGACGTGGTAGGCGATGGCCTTCCCGTCGGGGATCAGACCGGTGAAGGTCGCCCATGTGCCGGTGATCATCCGGTCGCT comes from Streptomyces sp. FXJ1.172 and encodes:
- a CDS encoding SDR family NAD(P)-dependent oxidoreductase, with amino-acid sequence MNGAKWAVVTGASSGIGEHLARGLAARGHDLWLVARGTEALERLAKELQERHRVTVRVRTCDLADPAARGALTEELAGEPVSVLCANAGFPTCGPFSTNDPAKETAEVQVNVVALHALTQALLPGMLARGHGRILVTGSTAGCQPVPTAATYAATKAFANSFAESLHVELRGTGVTCTLLAPGPVRTNFYLEGGIQDLQKHAFLAWLTPRRVAEAGLRGMAEGRRVVVPGPVAKAQYLAGRHTPRALLFPVLGAAVLPLFRRARGGTGGTIPNRQSVNSRKV
- a CDS encoding acyl-CoA desaturase, giving the protein MDGRKHRWFILGASLIPLLAVFGAMVLLWNEIFAWSDVVVLVIMYAVSGFGISAGYHRMLTHRSFETYKPIRYALATAGVMAGQGPPLIWAAHHRKHHRVADKPGDPHSPHLDFEPGFKGTMAGLWHAHLGWLFDVSLSSDPMRYCPDLVREKPLRWLSENLVLVTASSVVLPGLIAFGITGGSVRAALTGMLWGGLVRIFLINHMTYAVNSVGHVFGRRRFDTTDQSRNVAWLSVPSFGEAWHNNHHAFPRSARHGMKWYEIDLSAILIWSLEKSHLAWKVIRIDPERMTMREANVSRVEAASADKRQLLESQQALAPMAERRRDADASLVDVE
- a CDS encoding AMP-binding protein, with the protein product MEFFNALTNGSSHGVLHEWNGEEFDHTPWREVVKDAHAMAVGLRSLGVRPGTRVACILTNTPDTVRGLLAVWLAGGAVASLPLPTRGQSHEAYGEQLVALAARLDPTLLLVDEWLTAMVPQELAGQVPVHGFSALRRGGHIEPSPPGRDDLAFIQYSSGSTSTPKGCALTTRAIEQQLQIILHLTGGRPGADTVASWLPLSHDMGMFGCLLYSWAYDFDFVLSSPDRFGMAPRTWFRDMSEYEATMTAGTSTAVYLAARAQGRGSLPKELKLRAAVIGAERVDWDTLARATQTFRPFGLTDTAFQPAYGMAEATLAVTGKPWAQAPRALAFDGPALVEGTVTEVPADHPKATLLVSNGPALPGVRVRAGAAGGVAEIQVASPSLASGYHADPERTAARFQDGWLHTGDLGFVHGDELYVLGRADDMLSVGGRKVYASEIESAVDGLRNIRKGCAAVVDASDAGVTRLVLMVEPQGNPRDYRPIAEEAASLAMAKAGVALAECLFLPRGVLPKTPSGKIQRFRCRALLATEGFAPVARVTFA
- a CDS encoding acyl-CoA dehydrogenase, with protein sequence MSHYRSNLTDLEFTLFEVFGRAEAYGRGVFASTGTEAARDLLAEVERLAVEQLADAAVDADRTPPVYDPESRSVTVPDSFRKAYRAWMDSGWYLADLPASLGGADIPPSLHWAMAELVLGANPALYMYQSVGGFAKIIDRLGTVAQRPWARHIVERQWGATMCLTEPGAGSDVGAGRTKAVRQADGSWHLTGVKRFITSGEHDLAENIVHFVLARPEGHGPGTKGLSLFLVPKFHVADWATGELGARNGVFATALEDKMGLKASATCELAFGDGTTPAVGWLLGEVHDGIRQMFHIIEQARMIIGTKSMAALSTGYLNALEYAKVRTQGPDLTGIADKTAARVPILRHPDVRRTLLLQKGYAEGLRALVLYAATVQDRIATADAAGEPDEDAAARNDLLLPIVKGYASETACAQLGHALQTIGGSGYLRDFPLEQYIRDTRIDTLYEGTTAIQGMDLFFRKIVRDQGRALGALLAEVDETAADGAAGDELAAERALLAESSAHVRSMAAGLGDRLLASLDEPTAIYQVGRNTTRLLMAAGDVLVAWLLLKQATVAADRLAEARRGAVRTPGARLAFYRGKIATARFFAREVLPLVAAHRSIAERTDPVLMEVAEDSW
- a CDS encoding ankyrin repeat domain-containing protein, with translation MEHERVVEWDGITRRSSLKEKYAALRDQLADAARDGDWRTVLRVLDEHPSWVNTARLEGRSGYTPLHQAAWHGAPAETVGRMLEAGGWRTLRAGDGARAVDIAAQRGHHHITALLCPEIRHPLPADVAGRLQYHLHRLIRHRAGAGDGPDLATRQEMRLPEVEVLTELPYPACWFPVPGMYGGFKIRLSRGRLTVDSWIRIVGGSERTDTVTVDGVSVQEGGQL
- a CDS encoding NAD(+)/NADH kinase gives rise to the protein MTVNRVGLVVHGGRAEAVVAARAVRAWCAEHAVGCADIDVWQEGSRHSALEEVEAAGDPDLIVTLGGDGTFLRGARLAAEHDALVLGVDLGRVGFLTEVPVTAVHAALDAVQDGRITVESRILLTMRASCRLEVPAQMEVLLRYGRGPMLPPPRVRAECETGDEWGVALNVTALNDVVLEKLARDRQVSVGVYLAGRLLACYSADALLVATPTGSTAYSFAAGGPVVSPRAEGLVFTPVAPHMVFNRSVVAAPDEPVALRVLDRSGQAAVSIDGQLRGVLSPGDWIGVYAAPRRLKAVRLGPTDFYGRLRERMNLTDAPAALADGEAAPLWPVTTPRPADLAHLALPPAPDDEPGRS